From the Desulfomicrobium macestii genome, the window TCGTCATTCTCTGCTCCCTAATCATTTGCGTTTGAAGGGGTCGGGACTAGCAGAGTTCCCACCTAAAGGCTTGTGCAAATTTCCGGGGCCACTTCAAGGAGAGGAAGTTTATGAACGCAAAAAAATTAGGCCTTACTCTTGTCTTATCTGTGATGCTTTCGGCCGGAGTGGCTGTGGCCGAAGATGACATCACCCTCCAGAAAAGTGTCATTGACACCCTGCGCTATGCCCCGCGTCTGGAAATGATCAAACACAACCGTGAAGCGGTGGGGCATGACTTGGACAAGTCCAAGGGCCGCTGGTATCCCAAACTCGACATTCGTGGCGGTGTCGGTGTGGATTCCTACAACGCTGAGCGTGACGTTCCAGACGAAGGCGATTGGATGAATCGTGGTGAGATTACCGCGACCTTGAGTCAGCGTCTTTATGACGGTGGCGAGGCTTCCAGCCAGATTCGTCTGGATGAAAGACGCGCAGCTTCCCTGGACTACCGCGTTTTCGACAACGCCGAGTCCCTGGCTCTGGATGCTGTCATCGCCAACCTCGAAGTGTATCGCCAGCGCGAACTGCTCTTCTTGGCAGAAGAGAACGCCAAGGCCCACCGCGACATCCTGTCTTCCCTCAAGGAGCGCGAGGAGGCCGGTGCAGGCAGTGTGGCGGACGTGACCCAGACCCAGGCCCGCCTGTTCATGGCCCAGGCCTCCATCGAGAAGACCCGCTCCGCCCTGCAGGCGGCTTTGAATGAATACCAGCGCCTGACCGGCGTGCTGCCCGGCAAGATCGCCGTTGATCCCTATCCGCAGGACCTCATCCCCGCTTCCCTGGACGATATGACCGCCCAGGCCATCGGCAACAATCCCAAGATCAACGCCGCCGGTGAAGACGTCAACGCCGAGGCCGAGCGCATCAACATCGCCAAGGCAAATTACCATCCCTATGTGTATTTTGAGCTGTCCTCCGCCTATTCCGACGGCGTAGAGAATCAGGAAACTTGGGAGCGCACTGACGCTGCCATGGTCCGTTTCAACTGGAATCTGTTCAACGGCGGTTCCGACGTAGCCGGTCACAAGGCCACCAAGGCTCGCAAGCGCCAGGCCGAAGCCGACAAGTCCGACCTGACCCTGGCGGTCGAAAACGAAACCAAGACCACGTGGGCGCAGTACAAGTCCTCCCTGAACGAGGTGAAGGAATACACCTCTGCTGTACAGTACAACCGCAACACCAAGGAAATCTACCTGGAGCAGTTCGGCGTGGCACAGCGCAGCTTGCTCGACGTGCTCGACTCCGAGAACGAAGTGTTCCAGTCTTCCAGCCAGCTGGTCACCTCCAGCGTGAACGAGCAGATCGCGGCTTACAAGCTCATGGCCCTTTCCGGCAACCTGATCTCCGCTCTTGGCGTTGATCCGGCTCTCTACAAGGACCCTGCGGCCCAGGCTGAGTAATGGCCGATTGATTCGAGGCGAAGGCCGACTTCGCCCCGATTTGATTCCCAAGCCCTTGCCGGAAAACTTCGGCAAGGGTTTTTTGCTTCACGCATAAAATTCCATGGACAGTGTTACTTGGCCGCGCTAGGTAGCGAATGGCTTGTAGGCGGACTGCGCAGTCCGTCGCATCGGCAAGGGAAATGTTTTTTCAAATGCATTTTAAGGAGCAGAAATGCTTGCAGATTTTGGAAAGAGACTGGTTCTGGGCCTGATTGCCGCCGCATGCGTGGTGGGAGTGCATGCAGCCATGGTTTTTTCCTCGGTGGGATAATTCCGCCGCGAATGGCCTGATCCCGGGCCACGTGCCAAGACAACCTGCGTTACAAGAACGCCCCTGACGACCCTGTGCTTCTGCGCGGGGTCTTTGTTTTGCTGAAGACTGGCGCGTTGCTGCCGTCAGGGCAGGTTGTGGTGGTCTGGATGCCTTCTGGTGTGCAGAACTCTCAGGATGTGCAGATCTGTGATCCCGGCTTTGTAGATGATGACAAACGGCAGCTTTGGGAGGCTGAGTTGCCTGGTTCCCTGGATTCGCCCCGGGGGCGCCGAGCCGGGAAAGAGGGCAAGTTGTTCCACGGCCTTGAAGATTGTGTTGGCCAGCTTTTCGGCCTTGGTGGGATCGTCCTCCAGGGCGTGCCTGGTGGCTTCGAGGAGGTCCTGTCTGGCTGGGGAGGTCCACTTAATCGACAGCAACGCCCAGGCCCCGCACGGCGTTCTTGACTTCGTCGTGAGGCACGAGATCGCCTGCCTCGGCGGCGAGAAGCCCTTGGCGCACTTCCTCCATAAACCAGACTTCATACTCCAAATATCTGGTCACCGCGTCGTTGATGATCCAGGAGCGCGGGCGTCCCAGGGTTTTGGCAACCTGATCGAGCAGGGCAAGCGTGTCCTGTTCGAATCTGACTGTTGTGGTTTTTTGCATGTGGCCTCCGGTATTCACCAAGAATACACTTGCCTACGTTCAAATACAGGCGCGGTCAACCGGGCCGCCGGAACATCGAGCCGGAGCCATTTTCTACGGCAATCCGAGGTTTCTCGATGTCATCTGTGCGCCATGATTCTCCGGGTTTTACGGTCATTAAAGGCCTTGACGTCATATGAGTGGTGGTTATCATAACCACCGTGGGTAGCGCTGAACTTATCAAGAAGCTGGAAGCTGACGGGTGGCTGTTTCGCAGGGCCAGGGGGAGCCACCATGTGTACGTGCATCCCGAAAAGCCTGGGCATGTGGTTGTGCCGCACCCGCGAAAGGATTTGGGAAAAGGGCTGGCGCATCAGATCATGAATGCCGCCGGTCTCAACTAGGGAGGAAGCATGAAATTCGTCATCGCCATAGAGCCGGGTACCGAGACCACCGCGTACGGTGTGGTTGTGCCTGATCTTCCGGGCTGTTTTTCTGCGGGTGATACCCTGGAAGAAGCCATGGACAACGCTCGGGAGGCCATTGATTTGTGGTGCGAGGCCGCCATCGAGGCCGGTCGCGATATCCCGGTCTTGAAATCCATAGCCGAGCATCAGGCCCGGCCGGAGTTCGACGGCTGGATTTGGGCTGCGGTCGAAGCGCCTGTTGAACGGTATTTCGGCCCGGCGGCCAAGCTCAATATCACTCTTCCAAAGCTTCTGCTGGCCAAGATCGACGCCTACGCCGCCAACCATGGAATGAGTCGTTCCGGTTTCCTGGCCGAGGCCGCAAGGAAGGCCATGCGCTAGGAGCCTGGAAGCCCATTGCGCAAGACGCCCGCTTTCGATTGGAAGCGGGCGTTTTTTACTGGTGAAGTTGCCGATGGGTCACGTCGAAGTTTTTTCCAGAGGCCATGTTCCGTCCCGGTGTCATCCCTGTGCGGACGAAGGACCCACGGTTCTCATGCATGTCCATAGTGCTTTGCGTTACTGGTGTGGCGCCCAAAAAAGGTCCGGGGCGGCAGGGCATGGCCCTGCCGCCCCGGTGGAGGGGAGGTTGATCGAGGGAAAACGTTTTTAAAGGGCCATGCCGACCTGATAAATGCTCACGGATATGCCATAGGCCAGGATCGTATTGAAACCCACCGAAAAGGCGGCCCATTTCCAGCCGATCTCCCGGCCGATGACGGCCACGGTCACGAAGCAGGGCGCGTAGAGCAGCACAAAGGCGATGAGGCTGACAGCCACCCACATGTTCCAGGCCGGATCGGTGCGCAGCTTCTCGGACAGGCCGGTGCTCTCCTCCGGATCGACTTCGCCGAGGGAGTAGGCGGTGCCAAGGCTTGAGACGATGACTTCCTTGGCTGCGAAGCCTCCCAGAAGGGCGATGTTGGTGCGCCAGTCGAATCCGGCGGGCTTGGAGACGGGCTCAAGAGCCGTGCCGACCATACCGGCCAGCGAAGAGCGCAGTGCTTCCTGGGCTTCGGCGTTGTCGATGACGGCCAGGGCTTCTTCCATGGCTGCGTCGCTCTCCCAGGTCATGGCCTCGATGCCGGCGCGTTCGTTTGCGAAGCGTGCGGTCTGCTCCTCGGACGGGCCGGGAAAGGTCATGGCCGCCCAGAGCAGGATGGAGATGGCCAGGATCACGGTGCCGGCCTTCTTGATGTACTGCCAGACCCGCTCCCAAGTGTGCAGGCACATGCCTTTCAAGGTGGGCATGCGGTACGGCGGCAGTTCCATGACAAAAGGCGTGGCCTCGCCCTTGATGACGGTGGAGCGCAGGATGCGGGCCGAGACAAGGGCCATGACCCATCCGCCAAGGGTGATCCAGAACAGCGCGCTGGCGCCGGCTCCCGGGAAAAAGGCGGCGGCCAGAAGCAGGAAGACGGGTACCTTGGCTCCGCAGCTAAGGAAGGGCGCGGTCAGGACGGTTGCGATCTTTTCCTTGGGGCTGCGCAGGGTGCGTGCCGCCATTACGCCGGGCACGGCGCAGCCGCCGGGTATGCCGCCGGAGATGATGAAGGGCATGACCGAGCAGCCGTGCAGCCCGAAGATGCGGAAGACGCGGTCGAGCATGTAGGCCATGCGCGCCATGTACCCGGAATCCTCCAGGAAGGAGAGAAAGAAGAACATGATCATGATCAGCGGCGTGAAGCCGAGTACGCCGCCCACACCGTCAATGATGCCGGATACGATGAGCGAGCTGAGCAGGCCTTCGGGCAGGATGGCGGTGGCCGTTTCGCTGAGCCAGCCGAACAGCGCCTCCACCCAGCCCATGGGCACTTCACCCAGCGTGAAGGTCAGCTCGAACATCAGATAGATGATGGCGAACATGAGAAAAGGTCCGGCCAGACGATTGGTCAGCACCATGTCCAGTTTGTCGGTGATGTCGAAGCGGGCCTGGGTCGTGGGCCGTGTGACCACTCCGTCTTTCAGGAGCCCGGTGATGAACCCGTAACGGTAGTCGGCGATGAGGCATTCGGGCTCGGTGTTCAGGGTCTTGCGACAATGCTCGGCCAGGGTGCCGGTCAGTTCCAGCAGGCGCGAGTGCACATCCGGGAAGGATTCGCCCAAGGCCAGGACTTCGGCATCGTTTTCCAGATACTTGAGACCGAGCCAGCGGGATGGATAGCGGCCATCGAGAAAATTCGAGGACTCGATCAGTTCCTGCATGGCGTTGAGAGTCTCGTCGAGGTCGTGACCGTAGGAGATGCGAAGTTCCCTTCGCGCGGGGCGACGTTCGAGCATGGCCGTTCGCGCCTCCTGCAGAAGATTTTCGCGGCCCTCGCCGGTTCTCGCCACCATTTCGAGGATAGGGGTGCCTAGAAGCTTGGAGAGACGCCCCTTGTCGATGCTGACGCCTTTGCGCCGGACCTCGTCCATCATGTTCAGCGCCACGATGACCGGAGTGCCAAGCTCCAGGATTTGCAGTACAAGATAGAGGGAGCGTTCCAGATTGGTCGCGTCCAGCACCGCCACCACGGCGTCGGGATTTTTCTCGATCAGAAAATTGCGCGCAACCAGTTCGTCCTGGGTGTAGGCGGTCAGGGAGTAGGTTCCCGGCAGGTCGACCACGGTGATGTCGAGCTCTTCGATCTTGAGACGGCCTTCGCGTTTTTCGACGGTGATGCCGGGGTAGTTGCCCACGTGCTGCCTGGCGCCGGTCAGGTTGTTGAACAGGGTCGTCTTTCCGGAATTGGGGTTGCCCATCAGGGCCATGGTGGCGTTCATTGACGGTTTTCTCCGCTGTTGTTCACGTTGACCATGATCAGGTCGGCTTCATTGTTGCGCAGGGTCAGGGTAAAATCGCGCAGGCGCAGGGCCACCGGGTCTTTTAGCGGCGCGCGGCCCACGATGGTGACCTGTGTCCCGGGTACAAGCCCCATGTCGCGAATGCGTCTGCCAAGCTCGCCAGAGGCGCTGATGGAATCGATGATGCCGGACTGATCGGCCTGCATGGACCTGAGGGTAATGGTTGAATTCATGGCGGCTCCGAGTTAGTTGTGTCTAATCATGTGTGTAAAAAAATACCTCTTTGCAGAGGAATGACGGCGAGGAGGATTTTGAAAATCAGCTTTTTTTGGAACGGCAGTCTCCAAGCGGTTTGGGTTCAAGGTTGTTGGAACAACCCGAACAGCCGCAGCATGGGTCGCTTTTCCTGAAGTGTCGTCGCAGCAGGTAGATTGCCGCAATGGCTATCACGCCAAGGGTGATGAAAAGATCAAGATTCATAACGTCTCCGGAATTGTTTGTCGTGGTGAACTTATTATGCGGGCGGATGGGTGGAAGTCAATAAAAAAATTAGTCGTGGTGAATTATTTTTTGGGGTGAAATGTGATTCGTGGTGGGCGGGGTCAAAATTAATCCGGTCGTGGTTGTGACGAATGTACCGTAGGGGCAGACCTGCGTGTCTGCCCTTTCCCGCGATGCCGGGCGGTCACGCAGGGCGGAATGCCGGGCGTTTACGCAGGACCAAGGCAGGGCGGTCACGCAGGACCGCCCCTACGGTAGATGCGGGTTTGGTTAACGTAGACGTGGTGGGCGGGGTCGTAATTATTTCGGTCGTGGTTGTAACGAATGTACCGTAGGGGCAGACCTGCGTGTCTGCCCATTCCC encodes:
- a CDS encoding TolC family outer membrane protein, with translation MNAKKLGLTLVLSVMLSAGVAVAEDDITLQKSVIDTLRYAPRLEMIKHNREAVGHDLDKSKGRWYPKLDIRGGVGVDSYNAERDVPDEGDWMNRGEITATLSQRLYDGGEASSQIRLDERRAASLDYRVFDNAESLALDAVIANLEVYRQRELLFLAEENAKAHRDILSSLKEREEAGAGSVADVTQTQARLFMAQASIEKTRSALQAALNEYQRLTGVLPGKIAVDPYPQDLIPASLDDMTAQAIGNNPKINAAGEDVNAEAERINIAKANYHPYVYFELSSAYSDGVENQETWERTDAAMVRFNWNLFNGGSDVAGHKATKARKRQAEADKSDLTLAVENETKTTWAQYKSSLNEVKEYTSAVQYNRNTKEIYLEQFGVAQRSLLDVLDSENEVFQSSSQLVTSSVNEQIAAYKLMALSGNLISALGVDPALYKDPAAQAE
- a CDS encoding type II toxin-antitoxin system RelE/ParE family toxin, with the translated sequence MLSIKWTSPARQDLLEATRHALEDDPTKAEKLANTIFKAVEQLALFPGSAPPGRIQGTRQLSLPKLPFVIIYKAGITDLHILRVLHTRRHPDHHNLP
- a CDS encoding CopG family ribbon-helix-helix protein, which translates into the protein MQKTTTVRFEQDTLALLDQVAKTLGRPRSWIINDAVTRYLEYEVWFMEEVRQGLLAAEAGDLVPHDEVKNAVRGLGVAVD
- a CDS encoding type II toxin-antitoxin system HicA family toxin translates to MGSAELIKKLEADGWLFRRARGSHHVYVHPEKPGHVVVPHPRKDLGKGLAHQIMNAAGLN
- a CDS encoding type II toxin-antitoxin system HicB family antitoxin, with product MKFVIAIEPGTETTAYGVVVPDLPGCFSAGDTLEEAMDNAREAIDLWCEAAIEAGRDIPVLKSIAEHQARPEFDGWIWAAVEAPVERYFGPAAKLNITLPKLLLAKIDAYAANHGMSRSGFLAEAARKAMR
- the feoB gene encoding ferrous iron transport protein B; translation: MNATMALMGNPNSGKTTLFNNLTGARQHVGNYPGITVEKREGRLKIEELDITVVDLPGTYSLTAYTQDELVARNFLIEKNPDAVVAVLDATNLERSLYLVLQILELGTPVIVALNMMDEVRRKGVSIDKGRLSKLLGTPILEMVARTGEGRENLLQEARTAMLERRPARRELRISYGHDLDETLNAMQELIESSNFLDGRYPSRWLGLKYLENDAEVLALGESFPDVHSRLLELTGTLAEHCRKTLNTEPECLIADYRYGFITGLLKDGVVTRPTTQARFDITDKLDMVLTNRLAGPFLMFAIIYLMFELTFTLGEVPMGWVEALFGWLSETATAILPEGLLSSLIVSGIIDGVGGVLGFTPLIMIMFFFLSFLEDSGYMARMAYMLDRVFRIFGLHGCSVMPFIISGGIPGGCAVPGVMAARTLRSPKEKIATVLTAPFLSCGAKVPVFLLLAAAFFPGAGASALFWITLGGWVMALVSARILRSTVIKGEATPFVMELPPYRMPTLKGMCLHTWERVWQYIKKAGTVILAISILLWAAMTFPGPSEEQTARFANERAGIEAMTWESDAAMEEALAVIDNAEAQEALRSSLAGMVGTALEPVSKPAGFDWRTNIALLGGFAAKEVIVSSLGTAYSLGEVDPEESTGLSEKLRTDPAWNMWVAVSLIAFVLLYAPCFVTVAVIGREIGWKWAAFSVGFNTILAYGISVSIYQVGMAL
- a CDS encoding FeoA family protein, with product MNSTITLRSMQADQSGIIDSISASGELGRRIRDMGLVPGTQVTIVGRAPLKDPVALRLRDFTLTLRNNEADLIMVNVNNSGENRQ
- a CDS encoding FeoB-associated Cys-rich membrane protein, with product MNLDLFITLGVIAIAAIYLLRRHFRKSDPCCGCSGCSNNLEPKPLGDCRSKKS